The following nucleotide sequence is from Mytilus edulis chromosome 13, xbMytEdul2.2, whole genome shotgun sequence.
TAAATCGGTAAATATTTAGGCGTAACTATAAGCCATGATCTTGATTTGGGAACACATgcatataaacaatattacctgTAAGGCAAATAAAACCTTAGCTTTTCTTCGTAGGAACTTGAATAACTGCACACGTAAGGTTAAAAACCTTATGTACACATCACTTGTCTGTCCAGTCGTCTAATACTCTTCCCCTGTCTAGCATTCTAGCTTGGATCTGTTTAAAAAGCAACACATCACTCAGGTTGAGTAGGTACAGCGTAAGGCAGCCTGGTTTGTCTTTAACGATTATAAAGACAAATCTGGAGcagtttcaaatttaattaaatctTTAGAATGGGAAAGTTTAGAAACAAGAAGAAAAAAAGCTAGATTAACTatgctatataaaataaattgggggttagttgaagttcctaaggacaatttggtccgagaccacaattgtcgtcccttgattttcgtttttcacgaatatagtccctattgttgacagtgggttacttgccattaatttgtataccccttccaaatttatttctccatgtttaatgcctcaaattgcatgaaagggggtgaaattacactgtaaaaaaatttgggtccagaactttaaaggaaagtagtgatttggtccatctgaaaaaggttgaaaattagcacttcggaagctgtcaaaagatttcaagacgccctaaacataaaattgtccatattttgagttagagccgatgaagttttctataatcatgataattttgatataatttgtcccaaaagtagtacaacacactgtaaaagtttctttgagaaagggcaggtgggattttttttattttcatttatgttctaaaagaaatgcactacgaaataattgtgttctcatACCATTTAGCAATTTCggatagatatagatagatagataattttattaaccaatcatggtgcccaaaatttgagctatacaatcaaatgaattacaaaataaagcacagaaaatgattagaatgattaaagtacatttgaacaaaaaccacatgaatacacatttacactaattaacctgatataaaccaagttattgacaaaaaatagttgttatgggtgccactgtgacctggagaaGTTGCATAAATCTTTATAGTTctaggtctatgggagacaactcctgatcaattttatttcctatatatatatatctatatatattttttcttctattttttttttcaaacaatattttctataattttctttcgttcttcaaaaagggagtgcaataaattagataagtttgaagtaacaaacaaatcttcagatgaaagaatccaaacaaatttcatttcatcagataatcttgaaaattttttgaattttgaatttaaattagatagatgttgagatcgagtatcttttagaacaggacattttaaaagaaaatgtagttcgTCTTCAACTGCGTTCTTACATAGCTTACACTTTCTGTCTTCAGCTGTAATTCCAATATACCTCCCTCTTTCGATTTCAAGATCATGACAGCTAGTTCTAAATCTTGTGATTATTTGCCTGTctttttttgaattcatttttaaatatggttcaaacataaaaatatttttaaattttctgtaagttcTTGATTTATTGCCAGATTGTAAATTAGTACACTTCCCAGAATTGCTTTCTAAACTAGCTAACcagctttctttaaatttaatagttaaagatgtttttactttttttagaatatggttttgtttaaagtttgactggttaacaaatagatattctaagtctagaaatttaaatatatgtttaatgcttCCTATCCAAGATTCCTGGTTATGTTTGTCCATAGAATGAGATAGATTTATGGCTTCCCTTAGAATAATATTTGAAGGTTCAATATCTTTCATAAGATGGATCCAATATTTTACCATATTTATTATTACATAATACAGTGTAGGGAGTGAACCTAGTTCTCCTCTACATGCCGTATGCCGATAGATGTACTAGGGGGAAACATAAATTTAggcaaatatcatgaatatcaacaaataaagatttctataaattttctttttatcctTGCACTATTTCTGACAGGAATTCACTACATGAAGCAACAGGTATGTCTGagcaaaatataacatataaacatacataatataatatcataCACAGAagcaaaatataacatataaacatacataatataatattatacatTTGTCATACATAGAAGCAaaatgtaaccatggtaacacatatacaaatgtatatacataatataatgtcccaatttaatgttaaatatttcatttatggCAAGATTCAAAAGTGATGGTAATTGATCTTTTACTaataaaatttccttaaaaaatcAGCATACCTGTTCTTTTCACTGTTTATAATTATGAGGAAATCATCTAAGTATTATTTAGTATATTGCTTATCATAATTTTTGGTaaccctttatcatgtttatacgtGTATGTCAAAAGAATATTGCCCCAAAGAGTTGATGTAAAAATTTATTTGAGAAAAACTGTAAATTTCTGATGATAACTGATACTAGACCAGCAACCATGATTTCTACTGGGATTTTTAGTCTTGAGTGCAAAAGATGTACACTTGACTTTAGATAAAATAAAACCATGATAacttcagttaaaaaaaattctcatcattcatcatgttcatgtcaTTTGAtatcatacctgtcaactcaccCGTTTTTTGCGGGTGACACCCGTTATTTTCACCTCTCACCCGGGAGTTTTTCTTTACCCGGCGGGTCCCGGGAATTTCTAACATTACCCGTTTCACCCGGATTTCTGACCGGAATTGTTTCCGGTATTTAGAAGTAATACGACCTTCAGTTTTATCGGTCTTttcaatgtaaccaaaagtcaaaatgtaggactgtttacctgaggattgaaataaacaattaatttccccataggcgacaatggtagcctttttcgagatacagactttagaaagttgattttcttaacgaaaccttgctagaatcaaagaaaagttataatgacagtattttttggtccaagaaatataggttcgcgttgcttttcttagcgtattttgtacttatctcccatgcctatcaattttgcccttaaaaatacgtgtcttgtcctagcgttgaaaagtcatctcagtgcctttagggctacggaataatttttattttgccttttgtataaagcagagtgcacgaagtctctaataataaaaaacaacgggcgcacatatcgaccaatcaggataagtcatactcttaattctgaataccatgttatgctcataaaatggctgcgcccataaaatctaatggtgtattgtaacctgaGGCATGTTAGACAATTTTATTGTACTGTGACAGCAAAGATGATGAAAAAATTTCCATTCAAAGATGAGACATTGGTTCATATTGGATTTGTTAACCCTTTAAGGAAAGACACAGTATCATCTGATTGTGGTAAGACtttatttacattaaattttaaacttgtaaGATGAAACAGTATTTTTGATTGTTGatattgttatcaatttttaataaaaaaaaatatgatttatacaTGATCAATAAAGCAGCAAACCTACAACACAATAAAAATTATCTCACATAGGTATATACCTAGACCATATGGCTATTCTTTTTGTTTTCAGTGATGAAATTGGTGGAAAAATTCCCTAACATCCTGAATGATGAAGAGACAACACAGCTACAAGATGAGTTCAGTGACTATCAGTTGACCCCATTAGATGAACTTCCACTTTGCACTTCCCTTGAAACTGACATTGGTACATTTTGGGGAGAAATGTCCAAGTTGCATGACATTTTTCTTAACAagccaagattttttgttttgtcaaaacttgctaaaacattactggttttgccaaacagcaatgcagacagtgagagggcattttctttagtaaagaaaatagctacagagtttagggctgatcttaataaggatacactgtgtgctcttctttcttgtaaaatgaatacacatttgcattgctatgaactgaaaccaagtgcagttcttttaaagaatgccaagtctgctactatggaatataacaatagtctgaaataaacttgtatacatgttctaactgtttcatatacatattgactatataaattatatgtaaacatatttttgttctttaattgagcccgcaaaatgtcgtacgcgttatgacatgagattttttttctcaatgcaggtcatgacctgacttttcattttcagaggttgacaggtatgtgATATGTTTAGGAAAATAAAGCCTAAGAATAGGGAGTATATATCCATCTAATACATCAGTACATGCACAGGGGGAAAAAAACACCctaaaagcaaaggaacagcgtaTGCACtgtattaatatttttcttttctttttcagttttacATGCGAACTAAATGCTCAAGACCCTCCTGAGAGCTTCTTGTATAAATGGAAGAAGTGTACCAAGGAAACAAATTTCTGGATGTTTTTTGAACAGAAATGTTAATTTAAGCTGGTATGCAGCAAACCATCAACAACAAAGATTATTAAGGCAGTTTAGCTTGCCTTTGGAATCACATATTTCCCTTCAACATGATCACGTGAAAATTCAATATTATCTTTTCAAACTTGTGAGGAATTTCCATGCATCTATTAAAtggaataataaatatattgtcaaCTATGCCAAAGGAGGAACTACGAAATGCAAGAAATGCAAAACCAAGATAGAGACAGGAGATTTAAGGGTCGGTAAAGTGGTGACCAATCCATTGTCCAAAGGAGCTGGagatatgaagatgtggtatcatcCAAGGTGTATGGTGGAAACATTTAAATTAACTACAACTATGATAGAAAAGATGGAAGGATTCGGTGACCTTGAAATGGAGGCTAAAGATAATATTACTAAATTGATAAATGGTACAAGTTTAGAGTGcacatatagcaataaaattattaagttttgtcaaaaacatgaaataCTTTTAGCAAACATTCATGACATGGTAAACAGCCTTTTTAGGACTGAAAATAATGAAACTGATTTCTCATCTAATATTGGAACATGTAAggtcataaaaaagaataggtttgttggCCCAAATGCTACCTACCCTgaaaaaaagctgcctactcaaatccTTTTAtagtcctgatttgaagaagttttttttttaatcagctaggcatgaagactaataaacacccgatacttcaatttctctttttaaaaaatgcctacctacctaccctctGTCTCAACCtttaggtagggtttgggcaaaccaaaatatttttaattgtggcctaacTAGGGTATAAAGCCCTTAATTGTAAAGCATTATACTATACACAATTGGGTTAGGTAAAAGTCACATGACACAGTTTACTCCAACCATGGGATTTTTTATcaatacaaattattttaatgCACCTTCATTTCAACAGAGGttacagttttagtttgttaccccgatattgttttttgtccatggatttatgagtttgaacagcggtatactactgttgcctttatttacccttCAGCTTACCAGACAGTAACCAAATAAGATTTGATCAGTAAAAATGCAggatactgattttttttttagaaaattctaGGATTCTAGAATGAACTATTCATGCTATTGAAAGAGTAATTGATTTGTACTATGAATTATATTTGTTGTCGTTTCAGAATCTAAGTCTGTACTCAAGAAAACAGAGAGCAAGAAAACCTCAAATAGTGCATATCAGAAGAAAAAACCAACTAATTCTACAAAATCGTCCAAGAAAGTTTTAAAATCTGTCTACTCTCCCTCCTCTCCAACAGACTTATTGGAAGCTGACATAGACTTATCTGCTGCTTGTAGAGGTCAAGGTTTGATTTGAATTTACAAGATATATAAGATGTGTATgaatgccattgagacaactcttcattcaatgtcacaatgtataaaatgtaaacaattgaAGGTCAAAGTATAGCCTTCAGCACGGAACCTTTGCCCACACAATACaggcaagctataaaggcccccaaaatgacaagtgtaaaactatttaaacagaAATCCTGTCTATTTAcgttatttaaatttatataaaaaacaaaaacaagaaacgCCTATGAACTACACTAACAAACTACAACTACCGaataacaggttcctgacttaggatggTACACAAATATAAATTGTAACACATTTATGCAgatgaaaaattaacaattataatagAACATGTTTTTTGGTACCTTCAAGCATACTAGtatcttttttaattattgaaataataaaaaaaaaattctcaaaaatattGACAGTGCTAGCTTTTTAGTTGTTTTAAAAGGTATTGTCACAAACTTGCTATGTCTTTTACAAATAATGTTTGCCTTTTTCAAATTGTCAGTGACACCCAGAGATATATGAATATAAAGCTTAACAGTCTCTGCTATCTTATGcactttttttatgaaacttctTTATATATCAGAAATAAATTACAAcgataattgtatttttataattgtaGAATCACTTAACTGTGATGTCGGCAATCCTGGTGATTCCTTAGAGAATTTCAGGAAGTTGTGTGAAGACATTGCAGCAGAAAAAAGTTACCTTGTAAAAACACAGAAAGTTTCCTCATTGTTAAAGGAGGGGCCTGAGGGAGGTATAAACCATATGTACACTTGATCTTATTCTGCAAAGGGATTATATTTGTGAAACTTGAATTTTACAATTCCAATGACAAGTTTGCAAgattttatttttccattttctcAATTCTGATTTTGATTTTCCTTGAAGATCAAATTTACATGACATGCATGAGGGTATATTTTCTTGATTTTATCTTAATAAGAAATAATATGAGCAATGATTTTTGTATATATGCATAATGCATATGCTAACCTGTAACCATTATTTAATTTCACACTACTTGTATTTCGTTctttaaattgatatattttatagatgGATTTAAAGGTGATGCTTACTTGTGGTTGAAGTTGTTGTTACCTGGATTTGTGAAGCGTGTTTATAACCTCAAGAGTAAACAGTTGGTTAAATTATTTAGTCAGGTAAAATAcagaatatagatataagaagatgtggtatgagtgtcaatgagacaactcttccgaggagactaaatgacacaggtATAGAATGCTTGTTATTTTGGATTACTGTCTTGTTGACATTTGCTTGTTATCTCCCTTTATCCATTCTCATTTTTCtgatttgaaaatttgtaattcaacTTTAGGTTGGATGATGTCTGCCTTTTGATGTGTAATGCAACATTTGATTGGATAATTTCTGCCTTTAACCCTTTCGCTGATGATTCCCtgttaaggtaacacgataccgaatggcatatctcccgatttccaaactTTTTGGCATACGCGTTCTTTGCACCGAGTTACAtcgaaatatgtaataaaaaatgggggtcaccatttttgttttcttggcaTTTTCATTAGAAAACGTCGATTTGGGCGACAAATTTacttaggtatataggggaaatacCTGTTTTTCGGATAACCTTTTTAGATTTTCCAATGGATTGCTatgttcttatatacggagaacaacaaaaaactaacataatattcAGAATTACAAACTGAATTCATACATGTATAGAAAatcatatgtcaccatccttgtttttgagataaatgGCTTCAAAATTGATTGATACCCTTAGAATTTGAccaaaaacgtgtgacgttattgAAACAGAATGTAACGTTATTCTCCTCAGAGATATGAGAAATGGAAAACACAAAATGTGCCGTGATCTGAagggtttttattttattttcatttcccctgtcAGGTTTCCTTAAATTTTCTAGTGATATGAGATTCTACTGATATGATTCATTTCGTCCTGCACATAGAAATTTCACTAACATGAATTTAACATTAATCTCGCTCGTCTGATTTTTACACTTAACGAGCATAATACagtcatatttttgtaaaattcgAGTGAAAATAACATGAAATGTTTTACGTGTGATTCATTTGAATTACTGAGTTTTTAACTCCACCCTTTATGACAATGGTGGTGTCATTGCTTCATCCATGCAGAAAAATAGTACCATACAAATTTGATTCAGTTAACAGTGATATTATTGCTCTGTTtttgatggttgtttaacgttcagtggcaaatagttcatgcatgataaataaaataacaaaactcaaagaaaaattcaaaacttatattcttgacttgctacgtacatttgtacatcaGTAAAGTATACTTTGCGTGGTGTAAATGTGTGAGTTGCTTGCTCAGCAAGTCGGACAAACAttgcaaactgtatgcaaaatttcacttTTAGTTCAACAGTCTGTCATTTatggaaaattattttataaaacaaatcttgagatcatatatgcattctttataagtAAAACAAACTGCGAAACATAAAAGCTCAAGCTTTAAATTCCACATGAAGGAGATGTTACCCAGAGTCTGTACTCTGCGGGCCtttataatttatcaaaatttctaaTCAAGCAACCTgtcatgaacaaaaaaaaatttaaaaaatccagaCGATATGCTCACCTTTAAAAACAGGTACACAATTCATACCTGAAGCAAAAAGACTATCAAGTGTGGGATTGACGGTCGAATTTACGCGGGTGAAACAATATGATGTTGCGTGCTCTATTAGTTTCAAGTGGTGATTTTGAATTGTAGGATTGATTGATGGTaactttacgtccagtggcaaatattttatgcatgttcaaGACGCagttaacaataaataatacATCCCGCATAGCCAAATGGACGCCTCACTTTGGAAgcattttactgccggtcggaagaagaccaagtgaccatatttttaTCCCTATTCACCCTAGGCCTTGGGGTGTAAATTGTaggatataaacaaaatataaaattatgtccAATATACATTGTCAGAATTCTAAAAGGTTTTTGCACTCGCTACGAAACAAGTGGAAAGCTCGGCGAGTCTCGCTTTCCACCGTGTTTCTAAAGCTCATGCTAATACATTTTATACTAGTATTATgaggctatggattttttttatttgtaatgctaaaattgaaagaaaaaaaatgttttcgacttgtcaaaatcaaatggttgctgcctaagtatGTGAGCAATATGTCCCTCAGGGCCTAAAAAGGCAACTATGTTAATTCTCTTTCAGTCGTATTGTCTTcgaacttgtacatgtacagtatTTCCACCtcaaatcacacaaaaaaaacccacactaCCACCAAATACCCATGCAAGCGTAATTAACACGAAAATAAAATCTAAAGGATTTCAAGATCTAGCTATTTCTGTCTCTTTTTTCCGTTTGAATAATAATTAGTCAGTCGTTTGATTGTaaatttggagagaaaaaaattgtAACGAAATCAGTCTGACTATAGCCAGTCCCGAC
It contains:
- the LOC139502297 gene encoding uncharacterized protein, giving the protein MMKKFPFKDETLVHIGFVNPLRKDTVSSDCVMKLVEKFPNILNDEETTQLQDEFSDYQLTPLDELPLCTSLETDIGTFWGEMSKLHDIFLNKPRFFVLSKLAKTLLVLPNSNADSERAFSLVKKIATEFRADLNKDTLCALLSCKMNTHLHCYELKPSAVLLKNAKSATMEYNNSLK